In the Equus caballus isolate H_3958 breed thoroughbred chromosome 14, TB-T2T, whole genome shotgun sequence genome, GCTCCACTTCTGAATGTTGGCTTGCCTGGGGCTCCATCCTCGCCCTCTGTCCGCATCCTCTGCCCAGGCGAGCTCATCCGCCCCACAGCTTTAAACACCACACACAGGCGAGCCGCCTCAGCTTGGTCTCCACCCTGGCCTCTTCCCTCAGGGCCAGACCTGTGAATCCAACCAAGGGCTTGACCTGTCCTCTCAGATCTCGAATGAGATTCTTGGTTGCCCTGTGTCCGAAGCCTAACTCTTGGTTTCTGCTCTCCATGGACCTGCTCTGCCCTGGTCCCCGTCCCCGCATCCTCCGGGAACGCCACCCACTCCTCCCAGGCCCGTGGCCATGAAGcaccctctcccccaccctcacAGTCAGCTCTCCCCAGGCCAGGAGCCCACCCACTTTTATCCCCTTCTACCTCCAGCAGCTGGGTCAGACGTTCTCGCCCCCTCCCTGCACCACTGTGAGGGCTTCTGCCCCAGCTCGCTGGTGCTCCGACCGCCACTCAGACCAGTGGGGCGCTCTGATCCTGTGAGTCGGGCCCCTGCTCTGTGATGTCGGCTGAGGCTCTGTCTGACCTGTCCTGAACAGGGAAGGCTGTgaggggctgggagcccagcTGCAGGGCTCATCCACCTCAAACGCCCAGTGTGTGCAGACCTTTGCAATGTCAAGTTTGGGGCCTAGCGCCACGCTTCCCAACTTGTAAAATGGGTAGAGGTCATGCTGGACCCAGGCCTCCCAGCCTCTGCCAGGGAGAGGTGCCTGAATAGCTCTGGACACAGAGACTGCCAGGGCCCTTGATGTGGTGGGGCTCGAGGGGAGGGTGACACGGCTTTTGCTTGCTCCTCTGCCAGCTTTGCCCAAATCCCTGCGGCCGCCCTAATCCGCCCTCTCTAATGGAGCCCAAGCTGCTCAGGCCCCGGGGGACAAGCCTGCTAATCCCTGGGGCTGGGAGCTCACCACCTGGCTCCAGGATGTCCGATGCTCTCTTGCCATCAGAGCCAAATCTGGGGCCTCAGTACGATGATGACAGTAAAAGCATCTTTCAGCCAAGCCCCCTCAGCTTGGCCCCCAACATGAAACGGGGCAACTCGGGTGCAGAGAGCCTCACATGGTGGCAGTCACAGCTTCAGACCCCGGGGCCTAGGCAGGCTTTAGAAATGACCAGAAGAGCAACTCCTTAGGGTTTCATCACCAGATGCAAGAGGTAGGAGTGGGAGCTGAAGGTGAGCTGGCCCTGTGCCCGCTCCATCAGAGGCAGTGGGGGCTGGTGGTTTCACACCAACCTGGGGGCACATCCTGACGCCGACACATGCCaagtgtgtgaccttggcaagccACTTAACTCCTCGAGCTCTCCATTTCCCCATTTACAAAATGAGGCTGATGGCAAAAGCCTCTTCTGTGCAGAGTTGTTGTGAGTATGTTAAGCAGAGTCCCCGCTAATGTTAAAGGTCCGaggccccaggctccttcctgccCAGGCTGTCCCTCCTCCTGCTGAGCTGCACTCAGCTGTCTCAGCCTGTGCTCATTTCTCCCTCCACTCGCCGGTTTACTGCCCAGTTTTTGGGTTTTGCAAGGAGAAAGCTGAGGAGTCCCTTAGGCAACTGGAGCCGAGAGACTGGTGGCCGGGAAAGAGAGGTAGAGAGACAGAAATAGggtaagagacagagagagacaaagagagaaagaacaactGACAGACAGAAAGActaagacagaaagagaagagagacagagaagggaggggtAGGGGCAAAgccagagacagacacacagaaacaaaGAGACTAAGAGAGAAGGACAGAGTGTGTGCCAGAGACAGTCGGGGTCAGACACACatccaaagaggaaagaaacagactcagggagcaggagagggagggaaaggagacgTGGAGAGGGCCAGTACTGCGCACACCCAACGCTTAGGAGGGGTCTCCGCCCTCAGGACTGCGTCTCATCCCTCCCCCCAGAATCCTTAAATCCTGTCTCGCTCGGGCCCTCCGCATCTGTCACAGCCGTGTCCTGAACGAGGGCGGCTGGCGCAGGTGAGTGTGGCTACAGAGGGTGCCTGGCTGTGCGCTGGGGATGGGCCAGGAGGGCGGGCGGCCCAGGGCTGTCGGGGAGGACTGGAGCGGTGGAGACAGCGGTCGGGCGGGGGGACCCGTGTGATAAGGTTCAGAGGCTGTGAGAACGAGGTGGAGGCCTGGGAAGGCTGGCCGAGTCCTGTCCCATCTATTCTCCAACTGGCTCAGCCGACATTTATTGCGCTCTTCCCCTCTCCCAGGACCCAGGGCTCTCCCTCTGCCGGGCGCTAAGAGCcctgtctcttcccctccccgccctgtcTTCCCTCCGCAGCTGGCGAGCCGATGGCCCGGCCCCGAAGCGCCCGCGCGCCGCCGCTCGTGGCGCTGCTGCCGCCGCTCGTGGCGCTGGCGCAGGCGGGCGTGGCGGGCGCCGCGGGCTCGGTGCGCCTGGCGGGCGGCCTCACGCTGGGCGGCCTGTTCCCGGTGCACGCGCGCGGCGCGGCGGGCAGGGCGTGCGGGCCGCTCAAGAAGGAGCAGGGCGTGCACCGGCTGGAGGCCATGCTGTACGCGCTGGACCGCGTGAACGCCGACCCGGAGCTGCTGCCCGGCGTGCGCCTGGGCGCGCGGCTGCTCGACACCTGCTCGCGGGACACGTACGCGCTGGAGCAGGCCCTGAGCTTCGTGCAGGCGCTGATCCGCGGCCGCGGCGACGGCGACGAGGCTGCCGCGCGCTGCCCGGGGGGCGGCCCCCCGCTGCTCGCCGCGCCCCCCGAGCGCGTGGTGGCCGTGGTGGGCGCCTCGGCCAGCTCCGTCTCCATCATGGTCGCCAACGTGCTGCGCCTGTTTGCGGTGAGGGCCGCGGGGCGGTGTTCGGGGTCCGGCGTCTCGCGCTCGTTGTCGCCCTCGGGCTGGGTGAGGTCCAGTCTTCTTGCAGAAATCACTCTAGTTCACAAAGATCAACAGCTGCTTCGGAGGAACCCTGTCCGCTGGGCCTGACGCAAGCCTGAGGCTCAGCCCACCACGCCACGCCGGCCTCCCTCGTCTGCACAAGACGAGCCCTCTGTATGAATCAAAGGAACCTCCTGGGCTGACAAGGGGACCCCTGCACCCCCACCGGAGGTGGATGCGGCTGATGCCGGGGCCGATTGGCTGGAGCGGCTGGGCCTTTAGCCCCCACTTGGCGCCTTGCTCGAGCGCCCTTGCTTTGGGCATGCCCCGCATAACCGTGCGTGGTGGTCCTGCCCCCGGGCCCTGTGGAGAGCTCTGGGTGACGAGGCGCAGGCTTTCCCCGAAACCAGGGCCCTCTGTCCGCTGGGGCAATTGGATACGCCCCTGGCTGCGACGGGGGCAGGGGCAGCGGACCCCCCCATGCCTTGTACCGCTCTGCTCTTTTTTGATCATCATTTAAATTCAGTTCCAAACTGTCTGCCCTCAGtggtctctccaggagcctcTTTCCGCAGTGCACGTCTCCAGCGCCCCGCCCTGTGGGCGCTGCCTGGGGGGCCTGCGGTGCCCTCAGCTTCAGGGAACTGTTTTCTGTGGGGGGCAGTACCTTCCTTACAGTCTGGGGAACAGTGACTGGAGGGGCATGGGAATCAGGGATTAGGGCCTTCGGCGTAGGTGTCTGGGGGTTTCCTGCCATTCCCTGGGACAGTTTTGCTGGGGTTCCATGACCCGGAGGGGTCTCTGTCCTCCCATCTTTCTGTGAACAGAGGAAGGTTTTGCGTCCATCTGGCTCGGGGCAGGGACTTCTGTTTCTGGAGGGTTTCTCTGATTCTCCCAGGAGTGGCCTCGGTTTCTACCCAGTGCGTAGTGGGTAGAGGTTTTATCTGGGCCCCCCCTCCATTATCTGCATCCATTTAattccccccaccccaggtccTCCTGGACAGTAGTGTTGGTGTGGAGCACACAGACCCACCTTCTAGTTGGCGCTGAGAGAAGTGTGTGGcctcccagtgtgtgtgtgtgttggggtctCTGTCCCCTGCCCTGCCTGGAGCTCTGGTTTCTGTCCCCCGTTTGCTGTGTCTGCCCCCTGCAGGTTGAGTGCAAAGACCTCAAAGTCAAGGGCCAGCTGGGGACCATAGCAGAGGGAGCAGGACGAGTGAGCCCCGGGCccactgccacctgctggcccaaGACTGAGGTGGTGCTGCACCCCAGATTTTAGACACTGGCTGCTAATTCAAAGATTAAATAAAGACAGTGCACAGAATACAACCTTGGGCCGGATATGGCTCCTTGGGGGCCGTTTTGCAACCCCTGGTCCAGAAGCAAAGATGAGGCTTTCCGAGGCCACCTCCCGGCCGCAGTGCTGCGGGCGCCGGCTTTAAAACGAGTTTCCCCAGGAGGCTCCGCCTGTGCGGGCAGGTCCCTCTGCACATTAGCTGCGGTGTCCGGGGCGCCGGAGCAGCTGGCTGCGAAGGGCGCTGTGGCCAGACGGcctctttctgcttcctttcctctgattttccctttttgtctttcttcttgtttttctctttcagtctcctggtctctctttcccttcctctttccctccttcctctctctccctcttgctcGTCCCCTCCCCTTTCCATACTGTCTCcacactttctttctctcctgcttcaAACAATCCTCTCCCCTAGACGAGCCTCAGTCCACTCCTTCCAGAACCTTCCCCTCTCTGACCTTCACACCccctcctgctctctcccttTTGCTCTTTGGCTTGTGGGTGTGCCCCTCTTTAACGTGGTTCTGATTCACCCGCTCTGCCACCCCGCCTGCTGCTTCCTCGCCTTCTGCTCCCATTCCTCTCCCCTTTCGCACTGTCCCACTTCTCCTGGATCAGCTCAGCCATAATCCGCTGTCAGTCACTCTAACGCACACACATAAGCCCAGCTCCAAACAGACCCCTTCGCCAGGCCAGACACAGCCTGGAATCAAATGCCCCTGCCCAGCTACTTTCCAGGGGCTGCTGCCCACCCACACAGAGCACCCCTTTGTGTGAATTAGGAAATCATGTCCTTGGGGGCAACAAGGATGTCCCTTTTCCCTGGGCAGATGCAGCCTGTGCTGAGGACCGGACTTGAGCCTCACTTCCCCTTTGCTTGGGACACACCTGCACAACTGTGTACCCTCTGCCGTGGACCCTCGGACCTCCCATGTTCCATCAGACCCATTCAGAAAGTGCAGATCTTCCCCCACAGCTTCTGGCTTCTCCATGTGGCAGTTCCAGCTGGCCCTCAGCACCCTAACCCCAAACTTCCGTGTCCCCACCCGTGTGCGGGACCCCACTGCCTTCCCTCCCTAGGACTGACCCTCCATCTACAGCTCAGGTGTCCTTCGCCCTCCAGATACCCCAGATCAGCTATGCGTCCACGGCCCCTGAGCTCAGCGACTCCACACGCTACGACTTCTTCTCCCGCGTGGTGCCGCCTGACTCCTACCAGGCCCAGGCCATGGTGGACATCGTAAGGGCGTTGGGATGGAACTACGTGTCCACACTGGCCTCTGAGGGCAACTATGGCGAGAGCGGGGTTGAGGCCTTTGTGCAGATCTCCCGTGAGGCTGgtgagctggggggaggggctcaCCACAGAGGGGTGAGCCAGGGGCTGTTGGACAGGGCAGAAGCCATGAGATGGGGCACTGGGTCCATGGCGGGGGGCCTGGATGGTGCCCCCTGTGGGCAGGTGCCCCGTTCCTTTGGAGGACTCAGCCCCTGCAATAGTCATGGGTGATGGCAGACCCGGTGGGTGGGCGGGTAGATGGGATGAGAGCTGACTTCAGCATCCCCAACACCCAGGGGGCGTCTGTATTGCCCAGTCCATCAAGATTCCCAGGGAACCAAAGCCAGGAGAGTTCAGCAAGGTGATCAGGAGACTCATGGAGACACCCAATGCCCGGGGCATCATCATCTTTGCCAACGAGGATGACATCAGGTGGGATGGATGGCGAGCTCAGTCCCGGTGTTCTGCAGGGGCTCTCCTTGAAGCCCCTGCCGCCTCTTCTCACACATCCCCCAGCCATGCGCATCCTCCCGtcctccctttccctccttctcagcCCCCCTCATTGCCCTGCCCCCATGCACTTTTCCTGCTGCCATCTCTGCCTGGTGCCCTCAGAAATGAGCCAGTCCTGGTCTGGGTGGAGATGCTCCGAGCCTAGCCTAGGGAAACACAAGAAAGCGTGTCTGTTTTTATAATTCACAGTGCGAGAAAGACCCCTGGGCAGACCTGGTGCAGAAAATGAGCTGTGAGGGAAGGCGCCCGGGGCCAGGAGAGGGGGTCAGCAGGAGGCCACGGCCATGGCCGGGCCTGAGCCCAGTAGGAGGCGCTGCGACAGAAAGGGAGACCCTTCTTCCAGGCAGCGTGACGTGGGCTACAGTGCAGACGCGGGAGGCAGGCCTGGGTCAGAGCCTAGCCGGACCCTCTACTGCCCGAGGAGCCCAGGCCAGTGTCCTAAACACGCTGCAGCCCATTTGTCCTGAGGAATGAGGGTCTGCTGAGGTGCAGTGGGACAGGTGGAGGGGAAAGAGCTGGAGGAGGGTCTCAGGCCCTCACTCACCCACTGCCCTGTTCCTGCCAGGAGGGTCCTGGAGGCTGCACGCCAGGCCAACCTGACTGGCCACTTCCTGTGGGTCGGCTCAGACAGCTGGGGAGCCAAGGTCTCACCTGTCCTGAACCTGGAGGACGTGGCCGTGGGGGCCATCACCATCCTGCCCAAAAGGGCCTCCATTGATGGTGAGTGCAGGGTGCCCTCCCTCCGCAGCCCCACCCCCCGGGGGTGCTCATTGTCCCCACCTGGAAGAGTGTGCAAAATCCAGGTCCCTTCTAGGGCCCCCAGATTCTAGGATTCTGAGACTCTGACTATCCTCCAGGCAGCGTGTGGAGGAGCTGGCAAATGAGGAAGAGCCCCCCTGCACAGGGGGAAGAACTGTCCGTTTccgtctttgttttgttttaattcgaCGCCTGTCTTCTGGTTGTGCTGAAGGCACTCTAAtttgagggtggggtgggagggagagaaacaaGGGTGTGGGACACACCGTCCTGTTAACCAGATGGTGAGCCCCCCACCATCCCGTCTGTGAATACCTGGAAGAATTCAGCGGAGATGTCCACTTTACAACAGGATTGCGCATTTTCCCAAAGGCTGAACTGCAGACACCTTGAGGAGGTGCTTCAGGGCTATTTTATGAAGCACAGACCCTTGGAAAGGCTGAGCCCTGAATCCAGGGGCTCCCAGCCTTTTGGGGGTGTACATCGTCGCACTCTTTCTTTCCCTTAGAATGCATTTAGTTACAAGTGACAGTCTAGATTGAGAGTGGTTTTAGCAATAAAGTCAATTTTGTCACAAGACAAGAGGTCTGAAAGTAGGCGACTTCAGGTTCGGTGATGTTTCAATGATGTTTCAAAACCCTGAGCTTTCTCCCCACTTCTGTTCTACCATCCTCTGTGGTTGCTATGTATCTTCATGATTGTGGCATCTTATTCACAAAGTGGCTGCTGAAGCTCCACCCATTACATCTTCACAGCATCATCCTAACCAGGAAAGAAGGGGCAGCTTAAAGGTCGTTCACGTGGTCAGGCTTTGAGTTTTCATCAGGATGCAAATTCTATCCTGGAGCCCCCAGATGGCTTTGAACTCACCAGCCAGAATTTGGTCACATGGGCACTCCTAGCTGCAAGGGGAGCAAGTGGTGAAGAGACACAGGAGAACCACGGCTGGCTCAGACACTTGCCACcgtcctccctccttccttccctctcaggaTTTGACCAGTACTTCATGAGCCGCTCCCTGGAGAACAACCGCCGGAACATCTGGTTTGCCGAGTTCTGGGAAGAGAATTTTAACTGCAAACTGACCGGCTCAGGTACCCTGTCAGATGATTCCACCCGCAAATGCACAGGTGAGAGCTGCCCCGGGCGGTGAGGGTGgtgagggagggggtgggaggccaggctgggccctggggccaggcaCATTTCCTCCGGGCGTCCCTAGGACAGGCGAGGAACGCATCGGCCGGGACTCGACCTACGAGCAGGAGGGGAAGGTGCAGTTTGTGATCGATGCTGTGTACGCCATTGCCCACGCCCTCCACAGCATGCAGCAGGATCTCTGCCCCGGGCACACGGGCCTGTGCCCGGCCATGGAGCCCACCGACGGGCGGACGCTGCTGCAGTATATTCGAGCGGTCCGCTTCAACGGTGAGTGGGCGCCAGAGCCTCTGTGTGAGTGAGGGCAGCTCGCTGGGACGGAGTTCTCTGTGGGAGTGGGACGATGCGGGACCGAAGGGACGGAGAGGCAGGGTGTCCAATGGGGTCCCTGGGCCTGAGAGCTTGAGGCTTGAGCCGAGTTCTGGGGACCAGTTTTAACTCTCCTGCTTCCCGGGCTGCAGCACCCCTGCCTCAACTTGCAAACTTCAGGTGTTGGGGAGCTTCTCTGTGGCCTCTTCTGTCTGGAGCCTCAAAGGGTTACACACAACTCTCTCCTCCATGGCACAAGCTTGGAGGCCTCTGGACTCGGGGCACGTGTGGGCCCAGCGCGGGCTGTGCGCAGGGGGCATATGCTGCCCACTCTGAGTGTCGGGCTCCCACATGTCGCCCCAGCTAGGCCCTGCAAGCTGGAGCACAAGGTGCGAGTGGGATGCGTCCCCCTGCTGCCAGGAGAGGGCCTGGCACACGGTCAGGGCGCCAATAAGGGCTGCTGAAAAGGCCCACGCGGACTCGGCCGTGCTCCTGGTTTGTGGGGAGATGCTTCTTGTTCGATTCCTGTCCTTTATGACAGTAAGAACTCTGTTCTTCCGCCCTCTGTTGAGCAGCTTCTCTCTGCTGAAGTGCGGCTCCACGTCACGGCAGACCAGCTCTATAGGCGGGGGGAACAAGCCTCTAAAACAAAGAAAGCCGATCGTTCAACTGATCAATCAGTGCCAACACTCAGACCTTTGTCCAAGTCTAAACTCATCCCCTCGCCTGGACAGTTCAGCTCCTCTTTCTTGTTTCATTGTGGTAACATACGCAGAGCATAATACTGACCATCTgacccatttttaagtgtacagttgagtggtgtacattgctgtgcaaccaatTTCAAGAACTCTTTCCGTCTTGCACAACTGAAACCCTGTcctcattaaacactaactcctcacccccccagcctctggcagccaccattgtcctttctgtctctgaagcTGACTcttctagggacctcatataagtggaatcacacagtatttgtccttctgtgactggcttgtttcacttgaCATACCACCCTCAAGGTTCCTCCGTGTGGTaagtgtgtcagaatttcctccctttttaagcctgaataataCCCCACTGTGTTGATGGACCACATTTGTTTATGCCTTCAACCCCCAATGAACACTTAGGCTGTGtccagcttttggctattgtgaagaatgctgctcTGAACGTAGGTGTCCACATATCTCTGAGTCTCTGCTGGCAGCTCTTTTGGATATagacctagaaatggaattgctggatcaggTGGTAATCTGTTCAGttttttgaggagccaccatactgttttccgcagTGAAtgcaccatcttacattcccacaGCAAAGCctagggttcccatttctccacgcCCTTGCTGACACTTGTTACTTGTCCGTGTTTGACAGTGGCCGTCCTAACGGTGGGAAGGGGCATCTCGCTGTGGTTCTGAGTTGCGTCTccctgatgatgttgagcatctttgcatgtgtgTTTGCTAAGCTCTTCCTTCGTCCTGGCTGGGCCTCGGCCTCTCCGGGAGGCTGGCTCTGATGGGCTGGAGAACCAGCTGGGGCTGACAGGCTCTCCCTCCAGGCAGTGCGGGGACCCCTGTGATGTTCAACGAGAATGGGGATGCGCCTGGGCGATACGACATCTTCCAGTACCAGGCAGCCAACGGCAGTGCGGGCAGTGGCGGCTACCAGACTGTGGGCCAGTGGGCAGAGGCCCTCAGGCTGGACGTGAGTGGCACAGGCTGAGCTCCGGGATAGGGGGGCAGCCCACGGTTCGCGGAGGAGGAGGTCACAGGTCCGTGTTTCCTGTGTCCCAGGTGGAAGCCCTACAGTGGTCAGGAGACCCCCACGAAGTGCCCCAGTCTCAGTGCAGCCTCCCCTGTGGGCCGGGAGAACGGAAAAAGATGGTGAAGGGCGTGCCCTGCTGTTGGCACTGTGAGGCCTGCGATGGGTACCGCTTCCAGGTGGACGAGTTCACGTGCGAGGCCT is a window encoding:
- the GRM6 gene encoding metabotropic glutamate receptor 6 isoform X1 — translated: MARPRSARAPPLVALLPPLVALAQAGVAGAAGSVRLAGGLTLGGLFPVHARGAAGRACGPLKKEQGVHRLEAMLYALDRVNADPELLPGVRLGARLLDTCSRDTYALEQALSFVQALIRGRGDGDEAAARCPGGGPPLLAAPPERVVAVVGASASSVSIMVANVLRLFAIPQISYASTAPELSDSTRYDFFSRVVPPDSYQAQAMVDIVRALGWNYVSTLASEGNYGESGVEAFVQISREAGGVCIAQSIKIPREPKPGEFSKVIRRLMETPNARGIIIFANEDDIRRVLEAARQANLTGHFLWVGSDSWGAKVSPVLNLEDVAVGAITILPKRASIDGFDQYFMSRSLENNRRNIWFAEFWEENFNCKLTGSGTLSDDSTRKCTGEERIGRDSTYEQEGKVQFVIDAVYAIAHALHSMQQDLCPGHTGLCPAMEPTDGRTLLQYIRAVRFNGSAGTPVMFNENGDAPGRYDIFQYQAANGSAGSGGYQTVGQWAEALRLDVEALQWSGDPHEVPQSQCSLPCGPGERKKMVKGVPCCWHCEACDGYRFQVDEFTCEACPRDMRPTRNHTGCRPTPVVTLTWSSPWAAPPLLLAVLGIVATTTVVATFMRHNNTPIVRASGRELSYVLLTGIFLIYAITFLMVAEPGAAVCAARRLLLGLGTTLSYSALLTKTNRIYRIFEQGKRSVTPPPFISPTSQLVITFSLTFVQVVGVIAWLGAQPPHSVIDYEEQRTVDPEQARGVLKCDMSDLSLIGCLGYSFLLMVTCTVYAIKARGVPETFNEAKPIGFTMYTTCIVWLAFVPIFFGTAQSAEKIYIQTTTLTVSLSLSASVSLGMLYVPKTYVILFHPEQNVQKRKRSLKTTSTVAAPPKGEDAEAPK
- the GRM6 gene encoding metabotropic glutamate receptor 6 isoform X2: MARPRSARAPPLVALLPPLVALAQAGVAGAAGSVRLAGGLTLGGLFPVHARGAAGRACGPLKKEQGVHRLEAMLYALDRVNADPELLPGVRLGARLLDTCSRDTYALEQALSFVQALIRGRGDGDEAAARCPGGGPPLLAAPPERVVAVVGASASSVSIMVANVLRLFAIPQISYASTAPELSDSTRYDFFSRVVPPDSYQAQAMVDIVRALGWNYVSTLASEGNYGESGVEAFVQISREAGGVCIAQSIKIPREPKPGEFSKVIRRLMETPNARGIIIFANEDDIRRVLEAARQANLTGHFLWVGSDSWGAKVSPVLNLEDVAVGAITILPKRASIDGFDQYFMSRSLENNRRNIWFAEFWEENFNCKLTGSGTLSDDSTRKCTGEERIGRDSTYEQEGKVQFVIDAVYAIAHALHSMQQDLCPGHTGLCPAMEPTDGRTLLQYIRAVRFNGSAGTPVMFNENGDAPGRYDIFQYQAANGSAGSGGYQTVGQWAEALRLDVEALQWSGDPHEVPQSQCSLPCGPGERKKMVKGVPCCWHCEACDGYRFQVDEFTCEACPRDMRPTRNHTGCRPTPVVTLTWSSPWAAPPLLLAVLGIVATTTVVATFMRHNNTPIVRASGRELSYVLLTGIFLIYAITFLMVAEPGAAVCAARRLLLGLGTTLSYSALLTKTNRIYRIFEQGKRSVTPPPFISPTSQLVITFSLTFVQVVGVIAWLGAQPPHSVIDYEEQRTVDPEQARGVLKCDMSDLSLIGCLGYSFLLMVTCTVYAIKARGVPETFNEAKPIGFTMYTTCIVWLAFVPIFFGTAQSAEKNVQKRKRSLKTTSTVAAPPKGEDAEAPK